The nucleotide sequence CGAGTCCTGCTCCACGCCGGCGGGATCACCTGGCCCACCCGCCCACGCCCACCCCGGATCCGAACCCGCTCTCCCCACTCAGTCGCGTAGAGCCAGCAATCTCCCCATTTCCCTCCCCGGGGGCACGAAGCCGAGCGTGCATTGAGCCTGCGTCTCCACGGCCGGCGGCGCCCGCGCACCCCAGCCCCGTCTCCCGGAAGGACACCTCACCCGGGCAGCCGAGGGTAAGACTGAGCGCATGACCGTGCAGCGGATGGACAACGTCGGCATCGTCGTCGACGACCTCCCGGCGACCATCGCCTTCTTCGAGGACCTCGGCCTCGAGCTCGAGGGCGGAGGCGTCATCGAGGGCGAGTGGGCCGGGAGGGTCACCGGCCTGGGCGACCAACGCGTCGAGGTCGCCATGATGCGCACCCCCGACGGCCACAGCCGCCTCGAGCTGTCCCGCTTCCTCGACCCGCCCGTGGTCGCGGATCACCGGGCCGCGCCGGTGAACTCGCTCGGCTACCTGCGGGTGATGTTCGCGGTCGACGATCTCGATGAGACCCTGGCCCGCCTCCGTCCCCACGGCATGGAGCTCGTCGGCGAGGTGGTCCGGTACGAGGACGCCTACCTCCTCTGCTACGTCCGCGGCCCCGGCGGCCTCCTCCTCGGCCTCGCCCAACAGCTCGGCTGACCGCGCGATCCCCGGAGCCACCTGGCTCGACCCCGCCCGGCTCACGGC is from Acidimicrobiales bacterium and encodes:
- a CDS encoding VOC family protein, encoding MTVQRMDNVGIVVDDLPATIAFFEDLGLELEGGGVIEGEWAGRVTGLGDQRVEVAMMRTPDGHSRLELSRFLDPPVVADHRAAPVNSLGYLRVMFAVDDLDETLARLRPHGMELVGEVVRYEDAYLLCYVRGPGGLLLGLAQQLG